The Podospora bellae-mahoneyi strain CBS 112042 chromosome 7, whole genome shotgun sequence genomic sequence GGATGTTCTCCATCATGATCTGGAAGCCGTAGAAGCAGCGGGCCTCGGGAATCTGGACCTCGGCGCTGAAACGCTCGACAAGGTTCTCATTGACGATACCATCGGAagcggcgaagaaggcgaggatgTGGGAGATGAAGAACTTCTCGTCATCGTTGAGCTTGTTGCTCCAGTCGTGGAGATCCTTGGAGAGATCGATCTCCTCAGCAGTCCAGAAGGaagcctcggccttcttgtaCATTTGCCAGACCTGTAAGGGTTTTAATTAGTACGCGTGATCCAACTTGAGAACGCGTCAAAGTCGCGTCACATACCTCATGGTACTTGATGGGGAACAAGACGAAGCGCTGAGGGTTCTCGGTGAGGAGCGGCTCATCGAGGAGCTCTTGCTTTGGTTCTGGGGCAGCGACtgtcttgatctcctccttcttgttctcaaacttggcatccatctcggcctcgagggtggtgaggtcggCATCGAAGGGGTTGTTTTCCTTGTCGGATGGGGCAAagttgagcttcttgacggGAGACTCCATCTTGAAGGCGTCAAGGGCGGAAGCAGCCTGCAAAAGTAAAGGATGTTAGCTTTGTGGGCGCGTAAAGTAGCCGACGCGTGGAAAGGTAGCTAGCTACTGACCTGCTTGGAAGGTGTGATTTCGGCGGCCATTGTGAAGATAGTTGAGGGCTGAAAGATGGGAGGTGCAAAGGccacaagaagaagaaatagCAGAGGCAATTGCTGAGTGACGGCTGTGGCGGGATTGAGAGAGTTGTTGTGAGTGTAGACAAAGAGAATTTCTCAAGCAAAATATGGGCGTCGCGAATTCTCTTAAATGCTGCACGTCGGCACGCGGCCCACTTTACTAAATCTGCATGGCAGGGATACGCGTCGACACGCCTGTAGTCTCTTTCCAGGGGGCCCAGGCACTTTGTGCGGCGTCACTGATGccctccatcaacaccagcctCTCATTTGGTTGTTCCAAGAGGGGCATCGCCGGGCAATCCCACCAGTCCCTTGCTCCCTGTTCCTAGTCAGCCCTCTCGCTCTTATCAGATCCATCATCAGCCGCGCCATTCAATGCCTGTTCCAGCGGCCTGTTGGGTGAGCGTTTGTCAGAGTTTATTTATTCGGATGCACATTGCAACAATTTCACCATGGACCCCACCATGACACACTCGGGCCCATCCTGCCTGGAATTGAACCAGCTGGGCTTCCACTTCCAAGAATCCTAACACGCGAACTGTTCGCAGCTCCGACAGGTCCCGATCTGTCCTCCTGGAATCGGCATACACTACGGTTCCCCTGTTGCAACTTGCAAGACTTTGGCCCATCCTGCTGTTGTCCCGTGAGCAGCCATGGACCTCTTGGGCAGAGGTGGGGTTGAAAAGATTATCAGATGGGATCCTTGACCAGATCAAACTGGGAGACGCGTCAAATCACGTCTGTCTCGCGGCTTCATTATTAATTGATTTTGACCCAGCCCTGTCCCCGGTCTTGGAACATTGAGACCTTTTCTCGAAGAATACATATTCCCGCTGTCTCGCAGACGAGGAAAACTATTATCATTCAAATGCCCATTGCCTCTGGGTATCCTGATGCAGTCTGTTTCCCAAAACTCCTCGCTCATGAAAAGCAACAAATGAAATATAAAAACACATCGCTTCAGCATTGCCCTCCTAGCACCATATCCAAGCGCCCCTTGACACCTCCTGACGTCACCTGGGCAACTACACTATCTCCGACCAGCCTTCCCACGATTGTCTCTGGGGTCCTGCTTTGGTGTAATCTGACGACCCGGAAGGCCTCCCCCGATCGGAGCTCGCGGTGGTGTAAGATTCCTCACAGGAGCTACCAGTGCACTTTGCGGGGCCGCTGTCATGTCCCCTGTCTGCCGTCCAGAGCGTGCCGGCGTTACGGCGGCTGGAGTGGCAAGCGATGGCATCGTACCCGTTCTTGTGACCCCGGTTTCGACATCCCGATCCCCCTCGGCCCCTGCAAGTTCGTCCGGCATCTCGACAATACTGCCCGTCTCTGGATCCTGAACGACACCAGCCTGGAgcgcctttgccttttccgTCAAGAAAGCGTCGAGCAGCCAGGCATTCTTAGTGTTGGCTCGGTAGAATACGTCCGCGATGTCGCCAATGAGAGGGATAAAACCGATTGCCAGATCAAGCATGATGTTGGTGAACATCATGCCATACAGACGCTTGGGAAGACCACCATCGACCTTTGaggccttcttgatgagagCAAGAGCCATGAGGAAATCTGCAAAGTCGCCAATGCTACAAAACATTTGTTAGCCCATGTTTGGTCACACAGAGACAGCTGATGATACTTACACAGGAATCAAACCGATGATGGCGGACCAGCCGAACCGGATGGGAATGCAGCAACAACTGAACCCCATGTCCCAACGATAGGCTCTTCGGCGGATCTTTCTGAGAATATTGGCGTCATTCTTGGAAAGCCCTTGGGGAATAGGTCTCTCCTGAGTCTTGTACTTTGCGACCTTTCCGTTCTTGTAGACCGGGACTTTTTCGAGGTAAGGGTTCTCCGAGTTGGTATTTGTCTTGtccttccccagcttcttgagagccttcttctccaggaTTTTGATGGCCACGTTCATGGTGATTTGCGGTGATCGATGTcgatcaaaaaaaaaattcaaAAGAATGTTTATGAAATAAAAGAATGGGAACAAAACACACAGAGCACGAGAAACACAGAAAAAAACAGAGGCCGAGAGTTGATATAAAAGTCGACGCTTTGTTGCGGGCTCCGGCGGCTGTCAAGTTGGCCTCCGGCTGGTTGTAAGTGAGGTATTGGTCGCGGCAGGCTCTTTGTCCGTTTCAGGTTCGCGCTTGTCAGACCCAAGTTGGAAACGCTTTTGGCGCCAGAGTCAACGAACCAGAGGGTCGGGATGTTGGTCTGCTGTACTAGAGAGACAAGAAGCGACAAGGTCAAGTAAAAAAGCACCAGCTGGACCGTGGCAGCTCCCATCTTGCTTTATGTCTGCTGGCTGGCCCATGGCTCAACATCTAGCCCGGTGCATCAAACGTCTTCTTGTTTCCGCGTGATGACGTTCTTGGGCGACCTCCCTGCAGCTTCAAGGTGTAACCCCTGCTCAGCGTGCCCGTGTGGCGCGAGACTGCCACACACTTGTGTGTTGTGGTAGGCCTCTTCCAGATGCACCATCTTGTGCGGGGAGCGGGGCATTGCACCGCCACATCCACTCCTGGCAGAAGCTTAACTGAGCAGGATGTGGCGTTGAATCCCTGGACTGGTGGGGTGAATTGGGCTCTAGCCACAGTTGGGTTCTGCGAACATCTCCAGTCTGCGCCAGTGGAGACAAATCACTGCCGTCCACGTCTGCACACgtctctccccatcccattcaAGATTCCATGGTTGACCTGCCGATAGCGTTTGTCGACAGCTCCCGCCCAATCCGGCCACACACCTGAGCCTTTTCTCTCACCTTCCTATCACTGCTTTGCTTTGTATCTTTGCAAATTTTCTCTTGCTTGTCCATTCTAGACTCTGAAGCGCACACATTGCCTTGCGGTGGGGAAACTCTTACCTTTGCGATTTGGCGGTCCAAGCCTGAACCTGCCGAGCCAGTCCGCCAGCGAAGCCCTCGCCAAACAAACACAAATCGATCGACCAGAAACACAGACCACTTCCTTACCTCACTCCGTACCCGCAAACACCTCCGACCTAAAACCGCAAAGTAGTTCCCACGCAACCTGGACTGCCTTTTACGCTGTTGCTGCCCTACAGACGACCACCCCTCAGGAAACCAGGCTGTTGATATGCCACACCACAGCACACTGTCATGGCCGAAAACAAGATGCAGCTCGAAGATTGTATGTATCTTTTTTGGTACCGCTCTGTTGGATGACACCTGTTGACCTGTTTGCCCAGGGTTGGACGACCTTTGTGTCCGATTCATCATAAACCTGCCCAAGGAGGATCTGTCATCCGTGGCCCGAATTTGCTTCCAGGTCGAAGAGGCACAATGGTTCTACGAAGATTTTATACGTCCGCTGGACCCTACACTCCCATCGATGTCGCTCCGAAGTTTCTGTCTTCGAATCTTCCAGCACTGTCCCCTGCtggcctccttctcggctGAAAACCACATGCGAGCGTTCGAGGAGTTTCTCCAGTACAAGACCAGAGTTCCCGTCAGAGGAGCTATCCTGCTGAATGAGGCCATGGACTCGACTGTGTTGGTCAAGGGCTGGAAGAAGGGCGCCAACTGGAGTTTCCCCAGAGGTAAAATCAacaaggacgaggatgacttGGACTGCGCCATTCGAGAGGTCTACGAGGAAACAGGTTTCGACATCAGGGAAGCTGGGCTGGTGCCTAGGGATGATGAAGTGAAGTACATCCAGATGTCGATGCGGGATCAGCAAATTCGACTCTATGTTTTCCGGAATGTGCCCATGGACACCAACTTCCATCCAAAGACCAGGAAAGAGATCAGTAAAATTCAGTGGTACAAGCTCTCTGAGCTTCCCGCGTTTCGGAACCGCAAGGGGAATCAACAGGATGATGCCGCTGCGGCTTCGAATGCGAACAAGTTCTACATGGTGGCTCCTTTTCTTGTCCAACTCAAGAAATGGGTCCAACAGCAAAAGCAGAAGGACGCAGCCCGCGGATCGCATGTACCTGTCCATATTCCTATCGAAGAACCTCTCACAGAGGATGACCTCGGTACCCAGACAGAGCCTGTTGCTGGGCCCACAGAGAGCATCGAAACCATTGAAGGGGCGACGGCTGAGCTTCAGCGTCTTCTCCAGGTGCAGCCTCCCCCTAGTGGGACACATGTGAACCCGCACCCTGCTCCGGCGGCGACAGCCAACAAAGGGAACGCTCTGTTGGCCCTTCTTCAAAAGAATACTGAGACCGAGGCggctcatcttcctcaaggGTATCACGAGCAGCCCCAGCAT encodes the following:
- a CDS encoding hypothetical protein (EggNog:ENOG503P53B; COG:S) — translated: MNVAIKILEKKALKKLGKDKTNTNSENPYLEKVPVYKNGKVAKYKTQERPIPQGLSKNDANILRKIRRRAYRWDMGFSCCCIPIRFGWSAIIGLIPVIGDFADFLMALALIKKASKVDGGLPKRLYGMMFTNIMLDLAIGFIPLIGDIADVFYRANTKNAWLLDAFLTEKAKALQAGVVQDPETGSIVEMPDELAGAEGDRDVETGVTRTGTMPSLATPAAVTPARSGRQTGDMTAAPQSALVAPVRNLTPPRAPIGGGLPGRQITPKQDPRDNRGKAGRR